The region AGGATGCCCTGAGCAGCGAGGGCCGCGGCGTAGTAGTCGGTGAGGGCGATGCGGAGATACTGGGGCGGGCCGTCGCCGCCCTGAAGCACCATGAGCCCGCTCATGGCCTGGAGCAGGGGATCGAAGCCGGGGCGGTCCTTGTACGGGCCGTCCTGGCCGAAGGCCGTCACCGCGCAGTAGATGATCCGCGGGTTGACGCGCGACAGCGCCTCGTAGCCCACGCCCAGCCGGTCCGCGACGCTCGGGCGGAAGTTCTCCATCACGACGTCGCTCCGGGCAGCCAGCTTCAGCACGACCTCGCGGCCTTTGGGCTCTTTGAGGTTCAGCGCGATGGAGCGCTTGCCGCGGTTCCAGCCGAAGAAACCCTGGAGCTCGCGGAAGGGATCGCCCTCGGGCGGCTCGACCTTGACGACCTCGGCGCCCAGGTCTCCGAGCATCATCGCGGCGTAGGAGCCGGCGATGTAGCCGGTGAGGTCGAGGACCTTGATCCCTTCGAGGGCGTGGCGCATCGGCAGGGCTCTCTATGAAGGCTGAACTGACTCTAATCGCTCTGAGGATAGCGCGTCAACACTGAGGTCCGGGTCGGCGACGGGACGGTCGCCCGGGCTCACACGAGGTCTC is a window of Candidatus Rokuibacteriota bacterium DNA encoding:
- a CDS encoding CoA transferase — its product is MRHALEGIKVLDLTGYIAGSYAAMMLGDLGAEVVKVEPPEGDPFRELQGFFGWNRGKRSIALNLKEPKGREVVLKLAARSDVVMENFRPSVADRLGVGYEALSRVNPRIIYCAVTAFGQDGPYKDRPGFDPLLQAMSGLMVLQGGDGPPQYLRIALTDYYAAALAAQGIL